A window of Heptranchias perlo isolate sHepPer1 chromosome 27, sHepPer1.hap1, whole genome shotgun sequence contains these coding sequences:
- the LOC137344556 gene encoding solute carrier family 45 member 3-like encodes MMEKPQPNMFFHKRRSQLLLLNSLTCGLEICVAAGITFVPPLLLEAGVEEKFMTMVLGIGPVLGLIFVPMIGSASDHWTSKYGRRRPFIWALCLGVLLSLFIIPHASKLAATFSLKDYPVDVIFLIIGICMLDFCGQVCFTPLEALLSDLFHDAEDCRQAFSMYSFMISLGGCIGYLLTAIDWRKTFLSTYLGGQEDCLFTLLAAIFIVCVLATLFVAEENCSNSDGLVDISPKEVIKPLARYCCCSTSTLWRARHSLIVLKNCCTLIPKLYHLYCRIPKVIRQLVVAEFYSWMALMTFMMFYTDFVGEGLYQGIPNAVPGSEARLRYDEGVRMGSIGLFLQCAFSILCSAIMDKLVKRFGNRTVYLASIAFFTFSATVMCLSQSVALVTAMSALTGFTYSTLQILPYTLNSLYHKEKQVFFCKHKFTEIEDVNCQIEKKASSQNGILNHKPYNQNGNLIATAPLLSSKGPLPERSTIPQSRGSQCEVVVAAGCTDSEQSTMGRGICLDLAILDSAFLLSQVIPSLLMGTIVQFTQTVTAYMISAAFFGTVAIYFATKIVFDKNDLEKYSA; translated from the exons ATGATGGAGAAACCCCAACCCAATATGTTTTTCCACAAACGAAGGTCCCAGTTGTTGTTGCTGAACTCACTGACATGTGGCCTGGAGATCTGTGTGGCAGCTGGAATCACCTTTGTCCCTCCACTGCTGCTCGAAGCTGGGGTGGAAGAAAAATTTATGACTATGGTCCTGG GAATTGGGCCAGTCCTAGGACTTATATTTGTTCCAATGATCGGGTCAGCAAGTGACCACTGGACGAGTAAATATGGCCGCCGGCGTCCCTTCATTTGGGCGCTCTGCCTTGGTGTCCTTCTGAGTCTTTTTATCATCCCTCATGCCAGCAAGCTGGCTGCTACCTTCAGCCTCAAGGACTACCCTGTAGATGTGATCTTTCTTATTATCGGGATCTGCATGTTGGACTTCTGTGGTCAAGTCTGTTTCACACCTCTAGAAGCCCTGCTGTCTGACTTGTTCCATGATGCCGAAGACTGCAGACAAGCTTTCTCCATGTATTCCTTTATGATCAGCCTGGGGGGTTGCATTGGCTACCTCTTGACAGCAATTGACTGGAGAAAGACCTTTCTGTCCACTTACCTTGGTGGGCAAGAAGACTGTCTCTTCACACTTCTGGCTGCCATATTTATTGTGTGTGTTCTCGCCACCCTCTTTGTAGCTGAAGAAAACTGTAGTAATTCTGATGGCCTTGTCGACATCTCACCAAAGGAAGTCATTAAGCCTCTGGCAAGGTACTGTTGTTGCTCCACTAGTACGCTTTGGCGTGCAAGGCACTCCCTTATAGTACTGAAGAACTGTTGCACTTTGATCCCCAAACTGTACCACCTGTACTGTCGCATTCCCAAGGTGATCCGGCAGCTGGTTGTAGCCGAGTTCTACAGCTGGATGGCCCTCATGACGTTCATGATGTTCTACACGGACTTTGTGGGGGAAGGACTCTACCAGGGTATCCCCAATGCTGTTCCCGGGAGTGAAGCCAGACTACGCTATGATGAAG GTGTTCGAATGGGCAGTATAGGTCTTTTCCTGCAGTGTGCGTTCTCAATCTTGTGTTCAGCAATCATGGACAAACTGGTGAAGAGATTTGGAAACAGAACGGTTTACCTTGCCAGCATAGCCTTTTTTACGTTTTCTGCCACCGTCATGTGCCTTTCGCAGAGTGTGGCCCTTGTGACAGCGATGTCTGCACTAACCGGGTTTACATATTCAACTCTACAGATTCTACCCTACACATTAAACTCCCTTTATCATAAGGAAAAGCAG gTATTTTTTTGCAAGCACAAGTTTACTGAAATCGAAGATGTTAATTGCCAGATTGAAAAAAAGGCATCTTCGCAAAATGGAATCTTAAATCATAAACCATATAATCAAAATGGAAATTTGATTGCAACTGCTCCTCTACTGTCCTCCAAAGGCCCTCTGCCGGAGAGAAGCACCATCCCACAGAGTCGTGGCTCTCAGTGCGAGGTCGTGGTGGCTGCCGGCTGTACTGACAGTGAACAGTCTACTATGGGGAGGGGGATTTGCCTTGACCTAGCTATTCTGGACAGTGCCTTTCTTCTTTCTCAGGTCATTCCCTCACTACTCATGGGCACAATTGTTCAGTTTACACAGACAGTAACTGCTTACATGATCTCTGCGGCCTTCTTTGGGACAGTGGCTATTTATTTCGCAACCAAAATAGTTTTTGATAAAAATGATTTAGAAAAGTATTCAGCGTGA